The following proteins come from a genomic window of Populus alba chromosome 12, ASM523922v2, whole genome shotgun sequence:
- the LOC140954366 gene encoding uncharacterized protein, protein MSDHFEESASTAHKDSSNIVSLNLSDDSSSCYYLHPSDNPGALLVSEIFTGENYIAWSKSMTIALTVKNKIAFIDGSLVQPNTTNQSLRMAWLRSNNLVLSWLMNSISKEIRSSLLYFTTAFDIWEEIRTRYLRSDGPRVFSLEKSLSSIAQNSKSITEYFSEFKALWDEYSSYRPIPSCKCGHLDSCSCNISKHLTDRQQSDFVMKFLVGLHDSYSSVRSQLLLQTPLPSMGRVFSLLLQEESQRSLTNTAGIPIDCQAMIAEHYHNQNSKSGSNYTTRFTKYKGKTEATCTHCGYPGHIVDKCFQLIGYPPGWKGPRGKRLATMQHTSKNYQRLPTAHHTTTLQPHLDTPNIVFSQEQMQNLLTLAKSISSSKLNNTATEVSTSGISFSCHTASSPHNSFSWILDTGATDHMICSPLLFESIILPKTQNNVHLPNGQHVPILFTGTVRFSPDIILYNALYVPAFNINLISVSRLTAANTVGLFFLHTKCILQDLSKWKMIGLAEAESGLYKLHKPPAPNATKSPPITNIKSYAVATNIWHLRLGHIPPSKIALLNKTDPSVTISNNSFFFHESNFPSIPNKVHTPLVFPDYPQHFDPFPCQPSNTTLHDSVVPATQPTLPIQPSVPQISTLPPPLTQLRKSERTKHPPTYLTQYYCGHMAQIASATPDSSPCFLPGKPYSILPYLSTSHLSLPHYAFTSSVSSIYEPKTYKQASSIPHWQHAMTNEITALEKNQTWDLVILPPNKTVIGCKWVYKVKFQADGQVERYKARLVAKGYTQQEGIDFFDTFSPVAKITTVRVLLT, encoded by the exons atgtcTGATCATTTTGAAGAAAGTGCTTCTACGGCACATAAAGATTCATCCAATATCGTTTCTCTGAATCTTTCTGATGATTCTTCCAGCTGCTACTATCTCCATCCTTCTGATAATCCTGGCGCTCTTCTGGTTTCAGAAATCTTCACTGGCGAAAATTATATTGCATGGAGCAAATCCATGACAATTGCCTTGACAGTGAAAAACAAGATTGCCTTCATTGATGGATCTTTAGTTCAACCAAATACAACCAATCAATCACTTCGTATGGCTTGGCTGAGATCAAACAACTTGGTCCTATCATGGCTGATGAATTCAATTTCTAAAGAAATTCGCAGCAGCCTTCTTTACTTCACAACAGCTTTTGATATTTGGGAAGAAATACGAACCAGATATCTTAGAAGTGATGGACCAAGGgtttttagtttagaaaaatctTTGAGTTCTATTGCACAAAACTCAAAATCTATCACTGAATATTTCAGTGAATTCAAGGCACTATGGGATGAATATAGCAGTTATCGCCCAATCCCAAGCTGCAAATGTGGACATCTTGATTCCTGCTCATGCAATATTTCCAAACATCTCACTGATCGACAACAATCCGACTTTGTCATGAAATTTCTGGTTGGCCTTCATGATTCTTACTCATCAGTTAGAAGCCAACTATTGCTGCAAACTCCTTTGCCATCTATGGGCAGAGTCTTCTCACTGCTTCTTCAAGAAGAGAGTCAGAGATCCTTAACAAATACAGCAGGCATTCCAATTGATTGCCAAGCAATGATTGCTGAACACTACCACAATCAAAATTCCAAATCAGGTTCCAACTATACTACACGTTTTACTAAATACAAAGGTAAAACTGAGGCAACCTGCACCCACTGTGGATATCCTGGACATATTGTTGATAAATGTTTCCAGCTCATTGGATACCCTCCTGGGTGGAAAGGACCCAGAGGAAAAAGATTGGCTACTATGCAACATACCAGCAAGAACTATCAACGATTACCTACTGCACATCATACTACTACCTTGCAACCACATCTTGATACCCCTAACATTGTTTTTTCTCAAGAACAGATGCAGAATCTACTTACTCTAGCAAAAAGCATTTCCAGCTCAAAACTAAATAACACTGCTACAGAAGTATCTACATCAGGTATATCTTTTTCATGTCATACAGCATCTTCACCTCATAACAGTTTTTCTTGGATTCTTGATACTGGAGCCACAGATCACATGATCTGTAGTCCTCTTCTTTTTGAATCCATCATTCTTCCTAAAACTCAGAATAACGTTCATCTGCCTAATGGTCAACATGTACCAATTCTCTTCACTGGAACAGTTAGATTTTCCCCTGATATCATTTTATACAATGCACTCTATGTTCCAGCTTTTAATATCAACCTGATTTCTGTTTCTAGATTAACTGCTGCTAACACtgttggtttattttttcttcacacCAAATGTATTCTACAGGACCTAAGCAAATGGAAGATGATTGGTCTTGCTGAAGCTGAGTCTGGTCTATACAAACTTCACAAACCTCCTGCTCCAAATGCTACAAAATCACCTCCTATAACAAACATCAAATCCTATGCTGTTGCCACAAATATCTGGCATTTACGTTTAGGCCACATACCTCCATCCAAAATTGCCCTTTTGAACAAAACTGATCCTTCAGTCACTATCAGCAACAATAGCTTTT TTTTTCATGAATCCAACTTTCCATCTATTCCAAATAAGGTTCATACACCTCTTGTATTTCCTGACTATCCTCAACACTTTGACCCTTTTCCTTGTCAACCATCAAACACAACTCTACATGATTCTGTTGTTCCTGCAACACAGCCCACACTTCCTATCCAACCTTCTGTTCCTCAAATTTCTACCCTGCCCCCTCCTCTTACTCAACTTAGAAAATCTGAAAGAACTAAACATCCACCTACTTACTTAACACAGTATTATTGTGGACATATGGCTCAGATTGCTTCAGCAACACCAGACTCTTCCCCTTGCTTCCTGCCTGGTAAGCCCTACTCTATCCTTCCTTACTTATCTACATCCCATTTATCTTTACCCCATTATGCTTTCACTTCTTCTGTTTCATCTATTTATGAACCGAAAACTTACAAACAAGCTAGCTCTATCCCTCATTGGCAGCATGCTATGACCAATGAAATAACAGCCCTTGAGAAAAACCAAACTTGGGACCTGGTCATTCTACCCCCTAATAAAACTGTCATTGGATGTAAATGGGTCTACAAAGTTAAATTTCAGGCTGATGGACAGGTTGAGAGATATAAAGCACGATTGGTAGCAAAAGGATACACACAACAAGAGGGAATTGATTTTTTCGACACCTTCTCCCCTGTTGCAAAAATCACTACAGTGCGTGTTCTTCTGACCTAA